In a genomic window of Taylorella equigenitalis ATCC 35865:
- a CDS encoding RHS repeat protein, with protein sequence MDRETRYEYNPAGRIETRIDALNNEVGYRYDVLGRLSKLINENNDKYLFEYDPLSRLVYERGFDGKEKRYQVNKLTGRLDSVTFVDQTLSFQYDIMVRMTTTTTADDDREYDYD encoded by the coding sequence TTGGATCGTGAGACACGATATGAATATAACCCTGCAGGTCGAATTGAAACACGCATCGATGCACTTAATAATGAAGTAGGTTATAGATATGATGTGCTTGGTAGGCTATCTAAGCTTATCAATGAAAACAATGACAAATACCTCTTTGAGTATGATCCGCTTAGTAGGCTTGTTTATGAAAGAGGGTTTGACGGTAAAGAGAAGCGTTATCAGGTCAACAAGTTAACAGGACGTTTAGATAGTGTTACGTTTGTAGATCAGACCCTAAGCTTCCAGTACGACATTATGGTTCGTATGACTACTACCACTACTGCAGATGATGACCGTGAATATGACTATGACTAA
- a CDS encoding DUF4303 domain-containing protein, producing the protein MDEKKLIQDIVNATKSAFNRLIQKHIEEHFYVFILYTDEDCITVLPAANSIETLNKKILDLKLSDDEIAEFKWSSAEWGYEAVYDEEFIPICNYLKNESLKLTDSDEFKKFKKKVLLCMEEALKSIDNEGFFDERRKDLVLYISSSNDEESYELENESAKNLNSQEKYLEFLDRFSEAD; encoded by the coding sequence ATGGATGAAAAAAAATTAATTCAAGATATTGTAAATGCTACTAAAAGTGCTTTTAATAGACTTATTCAAAAACATATTGAAGAGCATTTTTATGTCTTCATTCTCTATACAGATGAGGATTGTATTACTGTTCTACCTGCAGCTAATTCAATTGAAACTCTGAATAAAAAAATTTTAGACCTAAAATTATCAGATGATGAGATTGCTGAGTTTAAATGGAGTAGTGCTGAATGGGGTTATGAAGCCGTATACGACGAAGAGTTTATTCCCATTTGTAATTATCTGAAGAACGAATCTTTAAAATTGACCGACAGTGATGAGTTCAAAAAATTTAAAAAGAAGGTACTATTATGTATGGAGGAAGCTTTAAAAAGCATAGATAATGAAGGTTTTTTTGATGAAAGACGTAAAGATTTAGTTTTATATATTTCATCTTCAAATGACGAAGAATCTTATGAGTTAGAAAACGAGTCTGCGAAGAATCTTAATTCACAAGAGAAATACCTAGAATTTTTAGACAGATTCTCTGAGGCAGATTAA